In Quercus robur chromosome 10, dhQueRobu3.1, whole genome shotgun sequence, a genomic segment contains:
- the LOC126703289 gene encoding uncharacterized protein LOC126703289 isoform X1, protein MEICIDNFFSYVKTEIRVQRLDLPRRFVRVQQRNKSTEVRPSGKIGSGTTEIPFSMFLRQPGKDNLERFYETFHGFNISAQVGEILSLMPLSNFTLDIISH, encoded by the exons ATGGAGATTTGTATAGATAATTTTTTCTCTTACGTCAAAACAGAAATAAGAGTACAGAGGTTAGACCTTCCGAGAAGATTTGTTCGAGTACAACAGAG AAATAAGAGTACAGAGGTTAGACCTTCCGGGAAGATTGGTTCGGGTACAACTGAG ATACCATTTTCCATGTTTTTGAGACAGCCAGGAAAAGACAACCTAGAAAGATTTTATGAGACCTTCCATGGATTCAATATCAGTGCTCAGGTAGGCGAGATTTTGAGCCTAATGCCTTTGTCCAATTTCACTTTAGATATTATATCACATTGA